The Vitis vinifera cultivar Pinot Noir 40024 chromosome 16, ASM3070453v1 DNA segment AGTCACAAAGTGGATCAGCTATGAAGCTTGTGACAGCTccatttctcaaattttattttacattttccttGTCCTAATGCCAAAGGCCTCACCTCTTGTTAGCTTTAAGTTTAAGTTTCAAAACAAACCAAGACCACATGCCTTTTAAAAAATCCTGCCGTTCATGGAATTATCAGAGTGTGGGAGAGAGATGATGGTCAAGATGTTACCAGTGGTCCCTATTGAAGCAATATATATAAGGAAGCTCGGTGCAAGAATTGATAATGAAGGGGAAATTTTACCTGACTGTTTTTCCCATTCAGTGATGCAGCTGCCAGCTTCTTAAGTTCTTCAAAAGCATCTTTCTCCATTAATTCTTTCTCGTCTTGATCCTCAGCCTCCTGAGTGTCCTGCTCCAATGCCTTTTTGGAAGCCTCCTCTTGTTTCATGCTTTCAATAACCCGTTTATAATCCCTGGGGAAGACCTTGATAAATTTAGGTAGAAGATTGTCAAAGTCAGCAAGTATTTCTTTTGCTAACTGGCTGTTTGTATGACGCTGATGTTGTTGTATCATCATTCTAAGAGTCATAATATCCTCCTCTTTTTCAACTTTGTCAAGATCTACCAGCTCAGGGTTGCACCGAGAACTGAACTTCTCATCCACATCAAAAACATAAGCAATGCCACCGCTCATACCTGCAGCAAAATTCCTCCCAGTTTTTCCAAGCACAACAACAGTCCCACCAGTCATGTATTCACAACCATGATCACCGACACCTTCTACAACTGCTCTTGCCCCTGAATTCCGGACGCAGAATCTTTCTGCTGCCATCCCATTGAAATATGCTTCACCACTTGTTGCCCCATAGAGAGCCACATTACCAATTACAATGTTTTCCTTCGGATCAAACTTGCTTTGTCTTGGAGGATAAACTACAATCTTGCCACCTGATAATCCTTTCCCAACATAATCATTGCTGTCTCCTTCAAGCTCCAGCATGATGCCAGGACATAGAAAAGCTCCAAGACTTTGACCCGCACTTCCACTGAGTTTAATATGAATAGTCTCTGCTGGAAGCCCTGCACTGTGGTACCGCTTAGTCACTTCATGGCTAAGCATTGTACCAACTGCACGGTTCACATTGCGGATTGGTGTTTCAATATATACAGGAAGACTTTTTTCTAAAGCTGCCTTGGACAGAGCTATGAGTTTTTGGTCCAAAGCCATGTCCAATCCATGATCTTGTTTCTGTACACAATACTGGGCAGCTTCTGGCCGGATATCTGCAGCAGGTCTCAGTAGTAGTGAGAGATCGATATTCTGCACCTTCTCGTTGTTCTTAGTCACTTCTTTATCAACTTCAAGCATGTCTGCACGGCCAACCATCTCACTGAGTGTTCGAAACCCAAGCTGAGACATAATCTCCCTTACCTCCTCTGCTAGCATAAAGAAGAAGTTAATGACATGTTCGGGTTCTCCAGCAAACTTCTCTCGAAGAACTGGATCTTGGGTTGCAATGCCAACTGGGCAGGTGTTTTTGTGACACTTTCGCATCATGATGCACCCAAGTGTGATAAGGGGAGCAGTGCTAAAACCAAATTCTTCTGCACCAAGAAGGGCAGCAATTGCTACATCTCTGCCAGTTTTCAGCTGGCCATCTGTCTGGAGAACCGTGCGTCCACGAAGGTCATTAGCAACTAAAGTTTGATGGGTCTCAGCAAGGCCAAGTTCCCATGGCAGCCCAGCATTCTTGATCCCAGTCCATCGAGAAGCCCCTGTACCTCCATCATGACCAGAGATCAAGACATGGTCAGCATGTCCCTTCACAACTCCACTAGCAATCACTCCGACACCAGCTTCAGATACCAGCTTCACACTAACTCGGGCGGATGGATTAGCATTCTACAAAAAAAGGGTAGGAAGGAGTAAAGATGGAGTGAACAAATCCAAAAGATATATGTTAAAGAGTCCATATTCAACATCAAAAGTTCAATTCgcttcttttagcttttaataaatttgcttTTTGCCAAGCATAATTGCTATATAAGTAAAAACAGCCTTCTATCTATACCTGGGGGGGAAAACAAAAGGAAGGGTCTGCAAAGAGATAGGAATCATTATGCAAACCTTAGAAGCATTTACTTGAAGAAGCATATCTGCATACCTTAAGATCGTGAATTAATTGGGCAAGGTCTTCAATTGAATAGATATCATGATGCGGAGGTGGGCTGATCAATCCCACCCCAGCAGTGGAATTCCTTGTAACTGCAATATCTCCAATAACCTTGTGACCCGGAAGTTCACCTCCTTCACCAGGCTTTGCTCCCTATGTAACAAGGAAGACAACAGTTTTAAAACATGTCCAaccataaaatataaataaactcAGTTCATATTTGACCTCACCAAATGCCAAATGTAGGTATCAGATAAAGATGCAAAGACACCCAAAGGTGCTTTGCAGAAACAGCAGCATCTGTCCATGAACATAAATCCATAAACAAGAAGAACCGCTGTTCCAATAGGAATACAGGGGCTAGATAGGCACACATGAACATCAACAGAAGCATAAACAATGACAAAAATGTTTTGAGTTCAAATATGCAACGTCCAACATATACCTGAGCCATCTTTATCTGCAGTTCATCAGCATTAGTAAGGTAATAACTTGAAACACCGAATCTCCCACTGGCTACCTGCTTAATTGCACTTCTTTTTGGATTCAATGATCCATCAGGGAGAGACTCCAAACGAGATGGATTCTCACCTCCCTCACCTTCAACAGAAATTGGACAAGGAAAATCAAAAAGGAGAAATCATGCAAGCTGTGTATATATTGGAGCAATTGAAgttgaaaaagaggaaaaattttACTAAAGAAAATGGATTCACCAAGTTCCAAAATCATCCTCACCAGAAGTTTATATCAACATAACAAACTTTGTTGTTTTGATAGATTCGTATAGTTAGCCTATATCAAAATAACAAACTATACACATCTAATAGTACCAATTAGTACAAAGAAATATGAGACTCAAGACTTTCGAAACTGTCCCCACTGAATTCATGCATGGATACATGCCTACACACATAAGTGCAATgaacatctatatatatatatatatatatatatatatatatacatatgtgtGCAATTATCTGCATAAGATATCCATCACACTAGAAAGATTacttgatttgaaaattcaagCAACAAGAACAATTAATAGCATAATCAGCCtgataaaaaaatgacaaattccTCCGCATATTCTGGCGGAACTTAGTAATTTAACTACATCAAAAATCTATTCTTATAGCAACTGCATTATAAATCTTAAGGCAGTGCTGCATTACAAATCTTAAGGCAGTGCTGCATTATAAATCTTAAGGCAGTGTTATTGAGAACATACCTGTATTTGACTTCCCTCCAATTCTGTTCATAGCAATAGCCAGGGTGGTGTGTGCCTCTAATGATATTGATCCATAACTCATGGCACCAGTACAAAATCGTTTCACAATCTCACTGGCTGGTTCCACTTCATCCAAAGGAACCTTCACTTCTGCCTCTTTGAACTTCAAAAGTCCACGCAAATTACAGGTTTTATTCAGTTCCTGTATGCGCTTGGAGTATTCTTTGTAGGCAGCCACACTATTAGATCTGGCAGCATCTTGCAACTTGGCTATGGCAAGGGGATCATTCAGGTGAACctcaccaccttttctccaatGATAATCCCCAGGATTGGGCAGCGCTACAGCCTCTGCACTTCCTGGAGGGAAAACCCGGGTGGGAAATGCCATCTCATGCAACTCAAGCGCATCCTGTGCAAGCATTTCAAATGTTGCACCCTCGACTCTACTTGGAGTTCCTGTAAAACACCTCTGGATCACTTCTGATGAAAGACCCACAGCTTCAAAAATCTGAGCCCCCTTGTAAGAGGCCAAAGTTGATATCCCCATTTTGGCAAGAACTTTCATCATCCCATAGTTGCTTGCTTTGAAGTACTTCTTGACCAACTCATCCTTGGAGTGGAATTCACCACTTGCTTTAGGTGGGATCTTTCCGTCAACTTGTAGTCTCAAAATAGCCTCTATGGCCAAATATGGGCATATAGCATCAGCACCAAATCCAACCAATGTACAGAAATGGTGCACTTCACGTGGCTCAGCAGATTCAACAATCAACCCAACCTGAGTGCGCTCAAGCTTTTGAACCAGATGCTGATGCACAGCACCAACGGCCAATAGGGAGCTCACAGCTACACGCTTTGATGAGAACGCTGCAAAATAAGATGAATGATAAAGAGATTagttaaaaatagaaaaacccaGCAAACAGAAAATAGTTAAAACACCCAAAAGTATATACACCCAGCAAAAAGTGAAATATATTTCTGAGTACATATTATTTGATAGGGGATTTTTCAGTGCAAGGCAGTTTACAATTCGTGGTACCTCTGTCAGAAAGTACTAGCACTGTATAACCCTGCTTAATGGCATGATGCGCTTCAGAACAAAGCCTATCCAAGGTCTCCTCCAATCCCTTCCTACCACGGTTTTTAGAATAAGTAATGTCAAGAACTTTGCTGCGCCAACCTCTGTAGTTCATCTTTTTTATTGCTTCCATTTCTTGGATGGAGAGAAGAGGGCCTTTTAATGAGAGACGATGACATTGTTCTTCAGTGGTTTCTGTAAGATCACCTTCTGGACCAATCATGCACTCCATGGAGGTGACTATCTTCTCACGGATTGGATCAATAGGAGGGTTTGTGACTTGAGCAAACATCTGTTTGAAATACTCAAATGTGAGTTTTTCTCTGTTTGACATCACAGCCAATGGAGCATCATTTCCCATTGAACCAAGGGCCTCAGTACCATCTTTTGCCATGGGCAGCAGCAGCATCTCTAAGGCTTCAACAGTGTAACTGCATAGGAACAGAAGAATTAGAATTTATCATGCATACAAGTGCAGATGtcccaaaaaaggaaaaaaaagtgctGCATCAAGAATGAAATCATTACATacccaaaagtttttaaaggAGCCAATAAACCATAAATGCCCATGTTTTCCATGCTGTCATCTTGGTTAGATGCCTACAAAGTCACAGTAGGGATATAAACATCAGGTGAAAAACAGAAAGAGAAGCTGGCAGGATAAAGATGAGTTTGAACTTACTGGCATCACCCCTGCAATAGTGGGAGAGACCTTGTCAGATTCATGAACAGATTCCACAATATCCTTTAGTTCTATCTTTTGCCGTTTAAGCCACTCCCCATAAGGTCTAGCTAGTGAATACTGCTGCTTCAGGGCTTCATCATCTACAACAACATGATTCTCAAAATCCACCAGAAGCATCATGCCAGGGTTAAGTCTTCCTTTTCTGCGCACATCTTCAGGAGCAATGTCTACAACACCAACTTCACTGGCCATTATAACCCGTCCACTATGAGTTACATAAAACCGACCAGGACGCAATCCATTGCGATCCAATGTAGCTCCAAGATAGCGCCCATCAGTAACTGCAAATTGTAACTGTAAGCTCAAAATAATTGTAAGACTAATAAACAAATGTGTTCAAAATTCTATGGAAAACCATTTACATGATATAAGAGCAGGCCCATCCCATGGCTCCATTAGAGCTGAGAAATATTCATACAAGGCCTTTCGATCAGGATCCATATTCTTGTCATTTTGCCATGCTTCAGGTATCATCATCATGACAGCTTCGGGGAGACTTCTACCTGCTCGAACCAGAAGCTCAAGAACGCCATCAAAAGCTCCTATAAAGCAAACAAAATTCAGACACAAGCCAGTTAAAAAAGGCATGAAAATGCACCTGCATGCTTCCACCAATGATTCATGTATTCATAGGAATTAGATAGTAAAACACATGGATTCATACTTGTATTGATATATATCAATGACTGtgcatatatatacaaaatgtTGAATTACAATCTAACCTGAATCAGATGAGCTGGCATCTACAATGGGTAGAAGCTTCTTCATCTCATTCTTTGATAGGCCAAGTTCCTTGCACTTCAATAGACCCTCACGTGCCTTCATcctgaaaaaagaaaacatgcgGCATCAACCCAACATTTCTTCAATTGTTCTAGAATGGAAAATTAAGTAATTAGActaacaaaaaaatacaaagaattgACAAGGTCACAGAGACGCAATGTGCTTCAATTGTTTAGAAATATATGTTTGCTCTTACGAAATAGTATAATATTCTCAACAATTATCTcagagaataaataaaacaaatttcattAGACTATAGCACCGGCCAACCACTAGTTACTCAAGTACATGACAAATCCTCCAATTACTTGAGAACATACCAGTTTACATTGCCTCGAAGTGTGTTGATTTCCCCATTGTGGCCCAATACACGCATGGGTTGAGCTCGGTCCCAACTAGGAAATGTGTTTGTAGAGAACCTAGAGTGTATCTGCATTGCaataaaggaacaaaaaattgtCACTGTGAAATTCATCTATCTTTATTCAAAATATGGAGAATTCACTTGGACTACGGACATGAAATTGTGTTCAGGGCACTTCAATAAAGAAGATACTGCAGTGCCAGTACAGAACATCATGAAAACCCTAAACTACCTTTGACCAAACACAATTTCCATTCCACCCCTAAATTGGAAGTTTCATCCTCAAGAACTGATCACTGAGCATTGCACCAAGGTTCTGCAAACATGATTTACTTCATAATGAGGTTTCTTACCAACTCATTACTCGATAATGAAGTTTCTTACCAACTCAGCCAAAGGCATCCAATCCAGCATTCAAACAGTAATCAAGGGAGTGGAAGAACTTAAGAGATCattcaacttcaatgcctcAGAAGTCATCCCTCAACCTTGCATCTCTTCAGTTACTGGTGATTCCCATGCTGTTCGTTGTTGAAGTATGGAGTTAGCGGACAAGGAAGAAAAGTATATGGAAAAAATATTTACCAGGGCCATGTAGCTCGTAAACCTTTCATTGCCAAGATCTGCATAGTAGTATCCCTTCACTTGATCAGGCTTTAACTGCCCTTTGTAAACAACAGTCCTGAAAAACCAGGCAAAGATGTGAAAAAAAGTGGTGATAGAAATGCAATTAATCAAGATACAATACTTTTTAAAGAGAACAATGCAGCTTTCTGAGAAATAGACCTTGAGGAAAGCGAACATATATAGAAGTCCCTTACTCCTCCATGTTGGAGGTTCAGTGCAGCTCTGATAGCAACCATTGAGACCCTCCTTAGTATGTACATCTGTGGACAAAGCAATGTAAGAGCAGAAGGCATAAGTTCATTGGACTAAAGAAACTAATAGGACAGAGGAGACAAAGAAATTGACTACCACTGTAATTTATAAACTTATATATGATACTGCAGAAGGGTCTCTGTTTCCCTTACTCGGATTCTAAAACTGGATTGTAGAATAATTGAAATAGACAGCTACCTGTTGCTCAAAATCAGCTTTTGATCGAGGAGTAGGTGTAAGAAACACCTGTTCAACAACAGGTTCTGTCTGCAAAGCAGAATTGCCCAATCCTGAGTTATTTGTTGGGACAGAACGCCACCCAAGTACTGTATGCCCAAGAGATTCCGCAACCTTTAAATGCAATCAAAAAACCTGTTAGTTatcttcaaaatataaaaacatgggTTTGTCTTGTCATTTTGCTGGAAAAAACAAACGACAAAAGACAAAATAATAGAACAACACACGCCCACGTATGTagcctcatcaattgccatcaatttatcattttattcctacaattataattttttctcaactagACTAGAATTGCCATCACCTAATGTAAAACATTGCATGAACAGAAGTCTAGACTGAAGGGGGCCAAGACATGTACATAGATATCCATGCACTGACTGATACAAACAACCCCTTGCCAACTGTTAAACTCATCAAAACTGACAAGGTTCTAGTATCAGAATTACCTTTGTAAATACATTTTTGCTTTCTTCCCTTCGAGTGTGAGATGTGGGCAAAAAGAACATGCCCACTGCATATTCCCCAGGGGGTGGTAGCTCAAACCCAACATCCTGTGCAACCTAATCAAAGGCAACCCAACAATAAATCAGTACCAAGGTTCTAGAAATGGACTGAGCCAACTCCAACAAAACCTGAACCATATTTATGAGCTGATCAGAAAGCCATAGATTTCTaagttaaaatgttttcaaactaatttaaaaaattaaaaataaaaaataaaaaatccatagAAATAGGATCAACACTGCACAAACTGAATTTGCATGCACTTGTTTAACAtgcaattttcctttttgaaataaaaaactcttttcttCATGTGCGAAAACAGAAACATATccaaaagataaaaattcaaataaataaaaaggtaaaaggCTTATAAACAGATACTTTAACTGTATACACAAGCCACAAACAAAAAGTGGACGAAAAACAAGTTAATTAGATGCAGCCGTGTAAAGTGTGCCAAAAAGGATCGGAAAACAAGGTTAACAGACCTCCTTGAAGAAGTCATGAGGAAGACCAACGAGAATGCCAGCTCCATCGCCAGTATTTGTTTCACAGCCACATGCACCTCTGTGAGACATACGCACCAGCATCTCCACAGCATCCGTCACCTACAGCCCAAATATCACATGTGTCATACATCTTTTTTTTATACCCAAAATATTATGTAACAAAATTACTGTACTCAATTTGAATCTGATTTTGGGTGCTGAGAAAAGtgagaaagaaatgaaatggaaaggaaaaaaataaaactttggaTCTTATCTTCCCCTagttttgaaatgaaaatttcttcctttcctttgttttctcatgCTTCAGTTAATTTAAaccatattcaaaattcaatttctccccctttccttcattttcacaGGGAAATAAATATCTCTTTCCAGAAAAACAAACATTCCGGACTCGATCCCTACCGTTTTTCGGCTGCTTTCACCCGATAATTCTGCGACAAACCCAACGCCACAAGAATCCTTATCGAAAGACGGATCATATAGACCGAGAGGCTTTTCCGGCACCTGCGACAATGCCGACCGCACAACAACTCTGAGCTTCGGCGATCGACCAGGACCATCCGATTGCCAAAAATGAAGCCTTTCTGATCCACATCCCCGCAATCTGGTCCCCAAAAACTTGTTCTCAACAACATTAGTTCGTTTTGAAACATAGCAGCTCGAACCCTTCGATTTGTTATTGAAGCGACTCAAAGGAGTCACATTGAATTGGTGAGCAAAGGTAGGGCGCTTCCGAGAAGGGACAAGACCCGAACCAGAGTTGTTTCGGATTTGAACAACAGAACCAGAACCAGACGTCGCCGACATTCTGGATATGATGTATATACGATTAGGGAAGCAGAGAGCTGAAGAACGTTGTTTTCTTTACAAGATTAACAGATTCTTAATTAAAATTGCCTTTAGATTAATATTAATATCCGATCAGCTCAgtccaaaaaaggaaaaaacagatCTCGAATCTAACAAGGAAATCCGAGAGGAAACGTCAAGAAGATCACCTGATTCGGTAACTTCAGGAGATAACCACCGGATCTATACCTATGTGCAAAGACCAAATCCAACAATTTTCACCAAGAAACCTTCTCCAGCACAAAAACTCACAAAAACTATATGTTAGATGAAAACTCTCAGATTCAACGAAAGGAGTGTTGAAGACTACAAGTTATTTTAGTGTCCTCCGTCGGACTCTTCGAGATCCAATTcacataaacaaacaaacaaaccgCTCCCAGAAAACCGAAAACTGAAAGAAAATCGATTTACTTCGCAGAAACAAAACGCACAAAGACACAGACGAGGACGGAAAGCGAGCGAGAGAACGAagcaaaatgaaaaggaaaagggCGAGAGGATTGAGAGTCTTCCGGTTTAGCTACCGACACAATCTCTGCTCTCTACGGTGGCTGTCTTCTCGGCGGAGAGAAGATGGGCGAACATTTATAGAGCGAGGAGAAGGGTGCCGCAAGACCATTTTTACCCTCGCGTCCTCACcatctctaatgaagtgacagctCAGAATTTTGTGTACGTGCCACGTGTATCGTCACCCTATGCGGCACGCGACAGCCGCTCATGGTGGGACCACGTGCCTCATGCCACGCTGGGGCCACTCCTGAGCCGCCCTCTAGGTTCGGTTCCGAGCCTCGgttggttaatttttttctactgaatgaaaatcaaaattaccGTAATAGCCCAGACCAGTCATAATATGTTTAATGACCAATTTGCCCTTAATTAGGTgatggaaattattttaaatatatatcgtaataatttaaagtttttacataaaaataaaattaatttatgttttttaattgaGATAAAACGAGGAATATTTAATTCTTTGTagctaaaatattatttttaatatttaacaattataaatataaatattaaatatatttttttcaataattggAATAACCTttaaaatggtattttaaaagCTTTCTTAAAACTACTAGGTGTTTTTTTTCCAAGTAAAAGTGGTTTCAAAACAGGGTCTactattttcccttcaaaagcgAGCATGGATGAGGAAGGGCATTTTGGGAAAAGGGGGTAGGTGAGTAGGGAAGTTGACCACGCAACGTGACGAAGTGGGTGACGAAGAGAAGTTAGAGAAACGGGGgcggaaaaaggaaaaacaaaaaaacaaaaaaaacaatgtaTTAATAATAAGATACGCGGCCAATGGTATCAGTGAGCCAAGTGCCGCCGGTTTACGCGGCCAACAGTAAGAGAGATTAGCTGTTATTATCCacaatttttgttgattttcttcatatttggAATAATACCCAAAATATATCAAtcaaaaaatgcatttttatttatttttgaaatttagcACAAGTATCCATAATTGGAGAATATAGATATGTCACATACTAtagtttttccatttttagattatgttgttttaatttaaaaatacaaaataaattttattatttttaaaatttaataaatatgattttaattatttattttttaaaataataataatatgttcctaattatatgatattaatattttttcaataaattttataaaaaataatttcaaattttttaatttttttctatttaaattttgcttaaaagtatcaaaattaatttaatcttCTAGAATTTGAAGTATAAGggataatttatgaaaaatcatttgaaataaataaatcatttggaAATTAATTTTCCCAAATCCAAAGAAGATATGTGATTAGATACTTGGAGATTTTGCATGTGATCAATAATTAATAAGTTAGATACCAAATCTACTTTTTGgaccatattttaatttttggattaCATCAATTAATTACAATTAGATGACACATGTCCACATTGCGACAAAAGTGACAAGTTACAAATATCATGTCTTTATTCAtgaataatgttttattttgcaCTAATTTTACAAATACATTTATTAGCtacaaagcaatttttttttccaatataaATATCTTCTgttatatatttcatttctcGATAAATTTACGTAACGAAGCTTCTAaattaaaatgtatatatacTCTCTTAAATAAAAGCGATCGTTTTCAGATGACACCTCGATATTAGTATAATGAAAACTCTacacttattttattatattttctcgAAAATGATTCGGggatttaattaatttgatataacATTAATCTATggcttttcaaattttaaaatcatccaTCATTTTCTCACCAATTTGTTTTATAATGTTACATGTATTTATTGGACTAGATGCATGCACGGTTggttttaataatttgtaaCAAGAAGCAAATAGCAAACTTACTACTATGTAGGCAACATGTACCCACCAACACACTTTTTTATGTATGTAGAAAATTAGGGCACGGATAAGAGGACAAGTGACTTATTCTAGCCTCAAGGGTCAAGTTGGCCGAGAATTTCAAAGCCTGTTCAAAATATGAGGTCACACTATAGAAATTGAGTTTTGATAAGGTTATATGATgcatttgaattattaatttcttaattaatttaagttgATGTGTGATATCCGAGATTGGATACGGGATAAAGTTTCTTAATtacctattttttataaaatgttattgtatttaaaaaaaaaaaaatctttaaaattaaccattcatttagaaaataatttttaaaaaaattagttttaactcactaatatgaaaatatatgaaaaagaaattaaaattttaaattaacataatttcatctatttaaaaataatttaaaataagtctCAACTTTTTCTAAAAGGTGTTTGtttgtagagaaaaaaaaatctcaaataataataatgataataaatctaaaaaaaaagagaaatatttaaatgaagaagtctaattgtttttaatttatgttaatGACATGTTAAGtaaaaatgacattttaagaaataattagatgacttcattaaaaaaatacatatatttcaaattattttatattaatttaaaaattaaaaagaattacatatatttttatattagtaaatcaaatcctattttttttttccaaataaattttctcttcctatatatgtaaataattgACAACTATATCAAAATAGGTGCTTATCAAATGCAAATATTTAAGGtaaatttacaaatttagaataattttatcGGTTATAAACTTATAATCAATTCATtctaaaaaaaaccataaaagatATTAGATATGTAAATATGATTTATTGCTTTTTACcttatatataatttc contains these protein-coding regions:
- the LOC100246868 gene encoding glutamate synthase [NADH], amyloplastic isoform X2, with the translated sequence MLDWMPLAELIHSRFSTNTFPSWDRAQPMRVLGHNGEINTLRGNVNWMKAREGLLKCKELGLSKNEMKKLLPIVDASSSDSGAFDGVLELLVRAGRSLPEAVMMMIPEAWQNDKNMDPDRKALYEYFSALMEPWDGPALISFTDGRYLGATLDRNGLRPGRFYVTHSGRVIMASEVGVVDIAPEDVRRKGRLNPGMMLLVDFENHVVVDDEALKQQYSLARPYGEWLKRQKIELKDIVESVHESDKVSPTIAGVMPASNQDDSMENMGIYGLLAPLKTFGYTVEALEMLLLPMAKDGTEALGSMGNDAPLAVMSNREKLTFEYFKQMFAQVTNPPIDPIREKIVTSMECMIGPEGDLTETTEEQCHRLSLKGPLLSIQEMEAIKKMNYRGWRSKVLDITYSKNRGRKGLEETLDRLCSEAHHAIKQGYTVLVLSDRAFSSKRVAVSSLLAVGAVHQHLVQKLERTQVGLIVESAEPREVHHFCTLVGFGADAICPYLAIEAILRLQVDGKIPPKASGEFHSKDELVKKYFKASNYGMMKVLAKMGISTLASYKGAQIFEAVGLSSEVIQRCFTGTPSRVEGATFEMLAQDALELHEMAFPTRVFPPGSAEAVALPNPGDYHWRKGGEVHLNDPLAIAKLQDAARSNSVAAYKEYSKRIQELNKTCNLRGLLKFKEAEVKVPLDEVEPASEIVKRFCTGAMSYGSISLEAHTTLAIAMNRIGGKSNTGEGGENPSRLESLPDGSLNPKRSAIKQVASGRFGVSSYYLTNADELQIKMAQGAKPGEGGELPGHKVIGDIAVTRNSTAGVGLISPPPHHDIYSIEDLAQLIHDLKNANPSARVSVKLVSEAGVGVIASGVVKGHADHVLISGHDGGTGASRWTGIKNAGLPWELGLAETHQTLVANDLRGRTVLQTDGQLKTGRDVAIAALLGAEEFGFSTAPLITLGCIMMRKCHKNTCPVGIATQDPVLREKFAGEPEHVINFFFMLAEEVREIMSQLGFRTLSEMVGRADMLEVDKEVTKNNEKVQNIDLSLLLRPAADIRPEAAQYCVQKQDHGLDMALDQKLIALSKAALEKSLPVYIETPIRNVNRAVGTMLSHEVTKRYHSAGLPAETIHIKLSGSAGQSLGAFLCPGIMLELEGDSNDYVGKGLSGGKIVVYPPRQSKFDPKENIVIGNVALYGATSGEAYFNGMAAERFCVRNSGARAVVEGVGDHGCEYMTGGTVVVLGKTGRNFAAGMSGGIAYVFDVDEKFSSRCNPELVDLDKVEKEEDIMTLRMMIQQHQRHTNSQLAKEILADFDNLLPKFIKVFPRDYKRVIESMKQEEASKKALEQDTQEAEDQDEKELMEKDAFEELKKLAAASLNGKNSQKVEEAEPDKRPTRVANAVKHRGFIAYKREGISYRDPNSRMNDWKEVMVETKPGPLLKTQSARCMDCGTPFCHQENSGCPLGNKIPEFNELVHQNRWREALDRLLETNNFPEFTGRVCPAPCEGSCVLGIIENPVSIKSIECSIIDKAFEEGWMVPRPPPKRTGKRVAIVGSGPAGLAAADQLNRMGHFVTVFERADRIGGLMMYGVPNMKADKVDVVQRRVNLMAEEGVNFVVNASVGTDPSYSLDRLREENDAIVLAVGATKPRDLPVPGRELSGIHFAMKFLHANTKSLLDSNLEDGNYISAKGKKVVVIGGGDTGTDCIGTSIRHGCSSVVNLELLPQPPQTRAPGNPWPQWPRIFRVDYGHQEAAAKFGKDPRSYEVLTKRFIGDENGVLKGLEVIRVQWEKDASGKFQFKEVEGSQEVIEADLVLLAMGFLGPEVTVAEKLGLERDNRSNLKADYGRFATSVEGVFAAGDCRRGQSLVVWAISEGRQAASQVDKFLMREDEHLTNNWQDDNIKRQQKSIKHTVMT